In the Gemmatimonadota bacterium genome, one interval contains:
- a CDS encoding response regulator, whose translation MTYKIAVVEDNPDNRMLVQALLEDTYEISEYETGVDAINGLGNDIPDLILLDISLPEMDGTEVLAWIRDQDALKDIPVIALTAHAMSGDREKYLALGFNGYVTKPIIDEDVLFGAIERCLPTD comes from the coding sequence ATGACCTACAAGATCGCCGTCGTCGAGGATAACCCGGACAACCGGATGCTCGTGCAGGCCCTTCTCGAGGACACGTACGAGATCTCCGAGTACGAGACCGGGGTCGACGCGATAAACGGACTAGGAAACGACATTCCCGATCTGATTCTGCTCGACATCTCTCTCCCAGAGATGGACGGGACGGAGGTCTTGGCGTGGATACGAGATCAGGACGCGCTCAAAGACATTCCTGTGATCGCGCTCACCGCCCATGCGATGTCGGGCGACCGTGAGAAGTACCTCGCGTTGGGCTTCAACGGCTACGTCACGAAACCGATCATCGACGAGGACGTCCTCTTCGGGGCCATTGAGCGTTGCCTGCCGACGGACTGA